Proteins from one Oncorhynchus gorbuscha isolate QuinsamMale2020 ecotype Even-year linkage group LG18, OgorEven_v1.0, whole genome shotgun sequence genomic window:
- the ccnd3 gene encoding LOW QUALITY PROTEIN: G1/S-specific cyclin-D3 (The sequence of the model RefSeq protein was modified relative to this genomic sequence to represent the inferred CDS: substituted 2 bases at 2 genomic stop codons) — MKRVGELHALSVCREQKCEGNSSFPLAIHXLDHYLSLFPVQWANLQPLGAACMFLASKLXETVPLSTSKLCIYADNVIPVSELLQWELVVVAGLKWDLASVLPSDFPEPILHGIPIIPHNLHALRRHVHSYIALAATEYKFSVFLPSTIAYASVGTAIHRLKLLDGSLSNDSLMQLLENILALDLESLCCCSDHLEGVLELSLPPSPRHQGLVVQGCPSQRSARSPLTSKTYWDRDDTKQTITLMGLS, encoded by the exons ATGAAGAGGGTGGGTGAGCTCCATGCTCTTTCG GTTTGCAGGGAGCAGAAGTGTGAGGGAAATAGCTCATTTCCTTTGGCCATCCACTAACTGGACCATTACTTGAGTCTCTTTCCTGTTCAATGGGCCAACCTGCAGCCTTTAGGGGCTGCTTGCATGTTCCTGGCCTCAAAACTTTAAGAGACAGTACCCCTGAGCACCAGCAAGCTATGCATCTATGCTGACAATGTCATTCCAGTGTCAGAGCTCCTG CAGTGGGAACTTGTGGTGGTGGCAGGGTTAAAGTGGGACCTGGCTTCTGTGTTACCCTCTGACTTCCCGGAGCCAATTCTTCACGGCATACCCATAATCCCTCACAACCTCCATGCCTTGCGCAGGCATGTCCACTCCTACATTGCACTGGCAGCCACAG AGTATAAGTTCTCTGTGTTCCTGCCCTCCACTATTGCCTATGCCAGTGTGGGCACTGCCATTCATAGACTGAAGCTCCTGGATGGATCTCTATCCAATGATTCACTCATGCAGCTGCTAGAAAACATCTTGGCCCTTGATCTG GAAtctctctgctgctgctctgACCATTTGGAGGGTGTGCTGGAGCTCAGCCTGCCCCCCTCCCCCAGGCACCAGGGGCTTGTCGTTCAGGGATGCCCGTCCCAGAGATCAGCTAGATCGCCACTGACATCCAAGACCTACTGGGATAGAGATGACACCAAGCAGACAATCACTTTAATGGGTCTTTCTTAA